In Actinomycetota bacterium, one genomic interval encodes:
- a CDS encoding acyl-CoA dehydrogenase → MDLSFTADEQAFATEIRAWLAAHLEQPPAFASDEAEVAWGRQWQATLADARWVGIHWPSEYGGRGASPVQVALFNAEYSRARAPQLVNRVGVNLAGPTLLAHGTDEQKRRWLAPLLRADEIWCQLFSEPDAGSDLASLTTRATPVDGGWSVSGQKVWTSYAQFARWGICLARTDPHAARHRGISYLVVDMEADGVDIRPLVQITGEAEFNEVFLDDVFVPHDHLVGDENNGWAVANTTLAHERGTSFPFKEQVVHEVYLAELYSDAARAGLLDDPKVSDELVQAFVELRVLRLHNWRTLSRLARGHEPGPESSWVKLAWTDMTQHLSESALDVVGPSAPLTGRWQRQWLWSKAASIAGGTSEVQRTIIAERLLGLPRG, encoded by the coding sequence ATGGACCTGTCCTTCACGGCCGACGAGCAGGCGTTCGCCACGGAGATCCGCGCCTGGCTGGCCGCCCATCTCGAGCAGCCCCCCGCTTTCGCCTCCGACGAGGCCGAGGTCGCGTGGGGACGGCAGTGGCAGGCGACGCTCGCCGACGCGCGGTGGGTGGGCATCCACTGGCCGTCGGAGTACGGCGGTCGTGGCGCGTCGCCGGTGCAGGTCGCGCTCTTCAACGCCGAGTACTCCCGGGCGCGTGCGCCCCAGCTCGTCAACCGGGTGGGGGTGAACCTGGCCGGGCCCACGCTTCTCGCCCACGGCACCGACGAGCAGAAGCGGCGCTGGCTGGCACCGCTGCTGCGCGCGGACGAGATCTGGTGTCAGCTCTTCAGCGAGCCCGACGCGGGGAGCGACCTGGCGTCGCTGACGACCCGCGCCACGCCGGTCGACGGGGGTTGGTCGGTCTCGGGCCAGAAGGTCTGGACGTCGTATGCGCAGTTCGCGCGGTGGGGCATCTGTCTCGCTCGCACCGACCCGCACGCCGCGAGGCATCGCGGCATCTCCTATCTCGTGGTCGACATGGAGGCCGACGGTGTCGACATCCGGCCCCTCGTGCAGATCACCGGCGAGGCCGAGTTCAACGAGGTCTTCCTGGACGACGTGTTCGTACCGCACGACCACCTCGTCGGCGATGAGAACAACGGCTGGGCCGTGGCCAACACGACCCTCGCCCACGAGCGGGGAACGAGCTTCCCGTTCAAGGAGCAGGTGGTGCACGAGGTGTACCTGGCCGAGCTGTACTCGGACGCAGCGCGCGCCGGTCTGCTCGACGACCCCAAGGTGAGCGACGAGCTCGTCCAGGCCTTCGTCGAGCTGCGCGTCCTGCGCCTGCACAACTGGCGGACGCTTTCTCGCCTGGCGCGCGGTCACGAGCCGGGGCCCGAGTCGAGCTGGGTCAAGCTGGCCTGGACCGACATGACCCAACACCTGTCGGAGTCGGCGCTCGACGTGGTCGGACCGTCGGCGCCGCTCACGGGCAGGTGGCAGCGCCAATGGCTGTGGAGCAAGGCGGCCAGCATCGCCGGCGGCACATCCGAGGTGCAGCGCACGATCATCGCCGAGCGCCTGCTCGGGTTGCCGAGGGGTTGA
- a CDS encoding DUF2029 domain-containing protein, whose amino-acid sequence MRTSPPAGFRSAPTRWARRVDAAFTTFVARGGDPGADASPRPWAEARRELLAPAVHGALALLVVAATATHRDTIFRGRRLLDWPISVPLISQGGDLRKWVCLVGFFGGIAVLCWAWVRICRAVRRGGVRPAVVIAIFGVWCLPLLAAPPLLGRDAYSYNANGELIARGLDPNHNSPAALGDSDPYDAVHPAWRHTRSPYGPLALRIGAVAVALAGHRMNPSVIAMRLAAVAGVVLMALALPSLARRLGHDPGDALALAALNPLIMLNIVGGTHNDGIMLGLLVAGLAVGLSGRRVTGIVLCGLATGVKLPAAGGVLLLGWEWAGRDVPVRRRLLPVAGAGAIGLGTLALTTWFSGLSWAWVAALGIPSRANGFMAPVNALGYLLGSFSGIDTDTAIGVTRALGLLATIGAGVLLFWRSAALGGVRALGIALAVFAILGTTLFPWYLTWCVVLLAAAGPRALRGPLIGVSIGMCFLVTPVGGVILDNFAGAAKVGMALLTVALDVGVAWAITRACSPAQPRPARVPVAVAAEGDAA is encoded by the coding sequence ATGCGCACGTCCCCTCCAGCCGGCTTTCGCAGCGCCCCGACACGATGGGCGCGTCGAGTCGACGCGGCATTCACCACCTTCGTCGCCCGCGGTGGCGACCCGGGAGCGGACGCGTCGCCCCGTCCGTGGGCCGAGGCGCGACGCGAGCTGCTGGCGCCCGCGGTCCACGGTGCCCTCGCATTGCTCGTTGTCGCGGCGACCGCGACGCACCGGGACACCATCTTCCGGGGCCGGCGCCTCCTCGACTGGCCGATCAGCGTCCCGCTGATCTCCCAGGGCGGTGACCTGCGTAAGTGGGTGTGCCTCGTCGGGTTCTTCGGCGGCATCGCGGTGCTCTGCTGGGCCTGGGTACGCATCTGTCGGGCCGTTCGGCGCGGTGGCGTGCGCCCCGCCGTCGTCATCGCCATCTTCGGTGTGTGGTGCCTGCCCCTGCTGGCCGCGCCGCCGCTGCTCGGGCGCGACGCGTATTCCTACAACGCGAACGGCGAGCTCATCGCGCGTGGGCTCGACCCGAACCACAACTCGCCTGCCGCGCTCGGCGACTCCGACCCGTACGACGCGGTGCACCCGGCGTGGCGCCACACGCGATCGCCGTACGGGCCGCTCGCGCTGCGCATCGGGGCCGTCGCGGTCGCGCTCGCGGGACACCGCATGAACCCGTCGGTGATCGCCATGCGCCTGGCGGCGGTCGCCGGCGTCGTCCTCATGGCGCTCGCGCTGCCGTCGCTGGCCAGGCGCCTGGGCCACGACCCCGGTGACGCGCTGGCCCTCGCCGCCCTGAACCCGTTGATCATGCTCAACATCGTCGGCGGGACCCACAACGACGGCATCATGCTGGGCCTGTTGGTGGCCGGTCTCGCGGTCGGGCTGTCGGGGCGGCGGGTCACGGGCATCGTGCTGTGCGGGTTGGCGACCGGTGTGAAGCTGCCCGCCGCCGGCGGCGTGCTCCTGCTCGGTTGGGAGTGGGCGGGCCGGGACGTACCGGTGCGCCGGCGCCTCCTGCCGGTCGCCGGCGCGGGTGCCATCGGCCTGGGTACCCTCGCCCTGACGACGTGGTTCTCCGGGCTGAGTTGGGCGTGGGTCGCCGCGCTCGGCATCCCGTCACGCGCCAACGGGTTCATGGCGCCGGTCAACGCGCTGGGTTACCTGCTCGGGTCGTTCTCGGGGATCGACACCGACACCGCCATCGGTGTGACGCGCGCGCTGGGGCTGCTGGCCACGATCGGTGCGGGCGTGCTGTTGTTCTGGCGGAGCGCGGCGTTGGGTGGCGTGCGCGCTCTCGGCATCGCGCTGGCCGTCTTCGCGATCCTCGGCACGACCCTGTTCCCGTGGTATCTGACGTGGTGCGTCGTGCTGCTCGCGGCTGCCGGCCCACGGGCGCTGCGCGGGCCGCTCATCGGCGTGTCGATCGGGATGTGCTTCCTCGTGACGCCCGTCGGCGGCGTGATCCTCGACAACTTCGCCGGCGCGGCCAAGGTGGGGATGGCGTTGCTCACCGTCGCGCTCGACGTCGGCGTCGCGTGGGCCATCACCCGCGCGTGCTCGCCGGCCCAGCCGCGGCCGGCGCGGGTGCCGGTCGCGGTCGCCGCGGAGGGCGACGCGGCCTGA
- a CDS encoding nuclear transport factor 2 family protein produces the protein MIDQETRSTLDAVDRFNEAFNRHDVDAVMASMTDDCVFESTSPPDGDHFDGQASVRTVWEGFFASTPTANFAAEEQFAVGDRCVVRWRYTWEENGEPRHLRGVDILRVRDGKLAEKLAYVKG, from the coding sequence ATGATCGATCAGGAGACCCGATCCACGCTCGACGCCGTCGACCGCTTCAACGAGGCGTTCAACCGCCACGACGTCGACGCGGTGATGGCGTCGATGACCGACGACTGCGTGTTCGAGAGCACGTCACCGCCCGACGGCGACCACTTCGACGGCCAGGCATCCGTCCGAACGGTCTGGGAGGGCTTCTTCGCGTCCACCCCCACCGCGAACTTCGCGGCGGAGGAGCAGTTCGCGGTGGGCGATCGTTGCGTCGTGCGCTGGCGCTACACCTGGGAGGAGAACGGCGAGCCGCGCCATCTGCGCGGCGTCGACATCCTCCGGGTGCGCGACGGCAAGCTGGCCGAGAAGCTCGCCTACGTCAAGGGCTAG
- a CDS encoding hydantoinase/oxoprolinase family protein translates to MRQPLGEGGARARQGLHLRRRHEVPDAGHRGRQAGRAEPAGDPGQPRRPLRRPAHRQLGADGGGRHDRLRLRRRRRLGRSPRPRPAGCARRRARRVRERWWRRARLRGGADRLARRPHARGRRGRDRAATGVAPTRVTGPAGYRVGIDVGGTFTDLICVTPDGEVLLDKTPTTPDDQSVGVMQGIALLAQRAQLSTADFCARIDALVHGTTIADNTMIEMKGASTGLLVTRGHRDEIEMRRVHKEEIWDPSYPAPLPIARRRARIPIPERVDFEGRVVLPLDENAVRKGVRRLRQLGCTSIAVLFMHSFTNPSHELRARELVLEEFPDVEHISLSHEVLPRAPEFERTSTTLVNAYVAPRIAHYTRHLTDELRAAGYAGQMLIMQSTGGVMPPDYVARKAVSLLGSGPTGGVMGAAVAAGRSGVRDFVAVDMGGTSYDVCLVRGGAPEIKTDWNWRYRYYIGLPMVDVQSVGAGGGSIASVRQGALLVGPESAGAQPGPACYGRGGARATVTDADALLGYLPVEGFAGGRMTLDVDASRAAITRDVGKPLGLDVIDAAWGIERIVNANMANAVRRVLSTHGADPRTMAMIAYGGNGAVHAWAQAVELGIRRILVPKSAPAFSALGLLVADYLIDLQRAYVVPLSQVDVARVRTLMSEMLDEADKELEPANLGEGHVQTQLFAQMCYPGQNFDMSVPVPEGTSLGDGGLLDLAGRFHDQHASDRGFSFPNQQPLLRGVRLVASGSTPKPDALARTGSTVDASQARKGSRGVWFGTEFVDSPVYDGVALGPGATVEGPAIIEEPFTVVVLAPGNVARLDQHGNYDISL, encoded by the coding sequence GTGCGGCAGCCACTGGGTGAAGGAGGTGCGCGTGCCCGCCAAGGTCTACACCTACGTCGTCGGCATGAAGTACCCGATGCCGGGCATCGCGGGCGGCAAGCCGGGCGCGCCGAACCAGCTGGTGATCCGGGCCAACCGCGACGACCGCTACGTCGTCCAGCACACCGCCAACTGGGTGCCGATGGAGGCGGGCGACACGATCGTCTACGACTACGGCGGCGGCGGCGGCTGGGGCGATCCCCTCGACCGCGACCCGCAGGCTGTGCTCGACGACGTGCTCGACGAGTACGTGAGCGCTGGTGGCGCCGAGCGCGACTACGGGGTGGTGCTGACCGGCTCGCTCGACGACCTCACGCTCGAGGTCGACGGGGCCGCGACCGAGCAGCTACGGGCGTCGCGCCGACCCGGGTGACCGGCCCGGCCGGGTACCGCGTCGGGATCGACGTCGGCGGCACGTTCACCGACCTCATCTGCGTCACGCCGGACGGCGAGGTCCTGCTCGACAAGACCCCGACCACCCCCGACGACCAGTCGGTCGGGGTGATGCAGGGCATTGCCCTCCTCGCGCAACGGGCACAGCTGTCCACGGCCGACTTCTGCGCCCGCATCGACGCCCTCGTCCACGGCACCACCATCGCGGACAACACCATGATCGAGATGAAGGGCGCGAGCACCGGGCTCCTCGTCACCCGCGGTCACCGCGACGAGATCGAGATGCGCCGGGTGCACAAGGAGGAGATCTGGGACCCGTCGTATCCCGCTCCCCTGCCGATCGCCCGCCGGCGGGCGCGCATTCCCATCCCCGAGCGGGTCGACTTCGAGGGCCGCGTCGTCCTTCCCCTCGACGAGAACGCGGTGCGCAAGGGCGTGCGGCGCCTGCGGCAGCTGGGCTGCACGTCGATCGCGGTGCTGTTCATGCACAGCTTCACCAACCCCTCCCATGAGCTGCGGGCGCGCGAGCTCGTGCTCGAGGAGTTCCCCGACGTCGAGCACATCTCCCTGTCACACGAGGTGCTGCCGCGTGCGCCCGAGTTCGAGCGGACGTCGACCACGCTCGTCAACGCGTACGTCGCCCCGCGGATCGCGCACTACACACGCCACCTCACCGACGAGCTGCGAGCCGCGGGCTACGCAGGGCAGATGCTGATCATGCAGTCGACCGGCGGGGTCATGCCGCCCGACTACGTCGCCCGCAAGGCGGTGTCGCTCCTCGGCTCGGGGCCGACCGGTGGCGTGATGGGCGCGGCGGTCGCCGCGGGTCGCAGCGGCGTCCGCGACTTCGTGGCCGTCGACATGGGCGGCACCTCGTACGACGTCTGCCTGGTGCGGGGCGGCGCCCCCGAGATCAAGACCGACTGGAACTGGCGCTACCGGTACTACATCGGGCTGCCGATGGTCGACGTGCAGAGCGTGGGCGCGGGCGGCGGGTCGATCGCCTCTGTGCGCCAGGGCGCGCTCCTCGTCGGGCCCGAGAGCGCAGGCGCCCAGCCCGGTCCCGCGTGCTATGGCCGCGGCGGAGCCCGTGCGACCGTCACCGACGCCGACGCGCTGCTCGGTTACCTGCCGGTCGAGGGCTTCGCCGGTGGGCGCATGACCCTCGACGTCGATGCGTCGCGCGCCGCGATCACCCGCGACGTCGGGAAGCCGCTCGGGCTCGACGTGATCGACGCGGCCTGGGGCATCGAGCGCATCGTCAACGCCAACATGGCCAACGCGGTACGCCGCGTGCTCTCGACCCACGGCGCCGACCCCCGCACGATGGCGATGATCGCGTACGGGGGCAACGGTGCGGTGCACGCGTGGGCCCAGGCCGTGGAGCTCGGGATCCGGCGCATCCTGGTGCCCAAATCCGCACCTGCGTTCTCCGCCCTCGGCCTGCTCGTCGCCGACTACCTCATCGACCTCCAGCGCGCGTACGTCGTTCCGCTGTCACAGGTCGACGTGGCGCGCGTGCGGACGCTGATGAGCGAGATGCTCGACGAGGCCGACAAGGAGCTCGAGCCGGCCAACCTCGGCGAAGGCCACGTGCAGACGCAACTGTTCGCGCAGATGTGCTACCCCGGCCAGAACTTCGACATGAGCGTGCCCGTGCCCGAGGGGACATCGCTCGGCGACGGCGGGCTGCTCGACCTCGCGGGCCGCTTCCACGATCAGCACGCGTCGGATCGGGGCTTCTCGTTCCCCAACCAGCAGCCCCTCCTGCGCGGCGTGCGGCTCGTCGCGAGCGGCAGCACGCCGAAGCCCGACGCGCTGGCGCGCACGGGCTCGACGGTCGACGCGTCACAGGCGCGCAAGGGCAGTCGAGGGGTCTGGTTCGGCACCGAGTTCGTCGACTCACCCGTGTACGACGGGGTCGCGCTGGGTCCCGGCGCGACCGTCGAGGGACCGGCGATCATCGAGGAGCCGTTCACCGTCGTCGTCCTCGCTCCCGGCAACGTCGCCCGCCTCGACCAGCACGGCAACTACGACATCTCCCTCTAG
- a CDS encoding hydantoinase B/oxoprolinase family protein, with product MDVDLVELAGHRGRLAVDVTVDPVTAEVIRGAMETVCWEMATYVSRTATTPILNQSNERNATIIDAKGRLAALSVGIPQFMLTSTLPVRFALEFLGADEFRPGDVFVANDPYHGGGHLPDYNVFAPVHVDGKLVLVASIQCHHGDTGGAVPGGYNVTAADIWGEGVRWPVVKVIDRGVERRDVLYALQVNNRQPGYVGDLRAQVGAAQMAVRRLGEILEHYGAGAVEESVDFMIDYAERRFREEVAAWPDGVYEADAYVDHDPLGHPDIHIHVKITVDGDRLKIDYAGSDMRTEIQAWSTFGNTRGYTVAQIASMMDPNIPKNEGFFDSIELNVPPGCVLNPPAGKPVSAGTHHPGADIGEVIALAFQYVMPDKAVPQTYKTGIPTTIAGTDPRTGRPFVDPSTEVYAGWCNAAKGMDAWGAQAASFGNLWKATAEINESLFPHIQWERDYRTDSGGPGQWRGLCGSHWVKEVRVPAKVYTYVVGMKYPMPGIAGGKPGAPNQLVIRANRDDRYVVQHTANWVPMEAGDTIVYDYGGGGGWGDPLDRDPQAVLDDVLDEYVSAGGAERDYGVVLTGSLDDLTLEVDGAATEQLRASRRPG from the coding sequence ATGGACGTCGATCTGGTCGAACTGGCAGGTCACCGAGGTCGCCTCGCGGTCGATGTCACCGTCGACCCGGTCACCGCGGAGGTCATCCGGGGCGCGATGGAGACCGTGTGCTGGGAGATGGCCACCTACGTCTCGCGCACCGCCACCACGCCGATCCTCAACCAGTCGAACGAGCGCAACGCCACCATCATCGACGCCAAGGGTCGCCTCGCCGCGCTGTCGGTCGGCATCCCCCAGTTCATGCTCACCTCGACGCTGCCGGTGCGCTTCGCGCTCGAGTTCCTCGGCGCCGACGAGTTCCGCCCGGGCGACGTCTTCGTCGCCAACGACCCGTACCACGGCGGCGGACACCTGCCCGACTACAACGTCTTCGCACCCGTCCACGTCGACGGGAAGCTGGTGCTCGTGGCGAGCATCCAGTGCCACCACGGCGACACGGGCGGCGCGGTGCCCGGTGGCTACAACGTGACCGCCGCCGACATCTGGGGTGAGGGTGTGCGGTGGCCGGTCGTGAAGGTGATCGACCGGGGCGTCGAGCGGCGCGACGTGCTCTACGCGCTGCAGGTCAACAACCGCCAGCCGGGTTACGTCGGCGACCTCCGGGCGCAGGTGGGCGCCGCGCAGATGGCGGTGCGACGCCTCGGCGAGATCCTCGAGCATTACGGCGCGGGTGCGGTCGAGGAGTCGGTCGACTTCATGATCGACTACGCGGAACGACGCTTCCGCGAAGAGGTGGCCGCCTGGCCCGACGGCGTCTACGAGGCCGACGCCTACGTCGACCACGATCCCCTCGGCCACCCCGACATCCACATCCACGTGAAGATCACGGTCGACGGCGATCGCCTGAAGATCGACTACGCGGGCTCCGACATGCGCACCGAGATCCAGGCGTGGTCGACGTTCGGCAACACGCGTGGCTACACCGTGGCGCAGATCGCCTCGATGATGGACCCGAACATCCCCAAGAACGAGGGGTTCTTCGATTCCATCGAGCTCAACGTGCCGCCCGGCTGCGTGCTGAACCCACCGGCGGGCAAGCCGGTGAGCGCCGGCACCCATCACCCGGGCGCGGACATCGGCGAGGTCATCGCGCTCGCGTTCCAATACGTGATGCCCGACAAGGCCGTGCCCCAGACCTACAAGACCGGCATCCCCACCACGATCGCCGGCACCGACCCGCGCACCGGGCGCCCGTTCGTCGACCCGTCCACCGAGGTCTACGCGGGCTGGTGCAACGCGGCCAAGGGGATGGATGCCTGGGGTGCCCAGGCGGCCAGCTTCGGCAACCTCTGGAAGGCGACGGCCGAGATCAACGAGAGCCTCTTCCCGCACATCCAATGGGAGCGCGACTACCGCACCGACTCCGGCGGGCCCGGCCAGTGGCGCGGCCTGTGCGGCAGCCACTGGGTGAAGGAGGTGCGCGTGCCCGCCAAGGTCTACACCTACGTCGTCGGCATGAAGTACCCGATGCCGGGCATCGCGGGCGGCAAGCCGGGCGCGCCGAACCAGCTGGTGATCCGGGCCAACCGCGACGACCGCTACGTCGTCCAGCACACCGCCAACTGGGTGCCGATGGAGGCGGGCGACACGATCGTCTACGACTACGGCGGCGGCGGCGGCTGGGGCGATCCCCTCGACCGCGACCCGCAGGCTGTGCTCGACGACGTGCTCGACGAGTACGTGAGCGCTGGTGGCGCCGAGCGCGACTACGGGGTGGTGCTGACCGGCTCGCTCGACGACCTCACGCTCGAGGTCGACGGGGCCGCGACCGAGCAGCTACGGGCGTCGCGCCGACCCGGGTGA
- a CDS encoding methylated-DNA--[protein]-cysteine S-methyltransferase: MNELVARLRAGRNVPNADTGPFVDRATADGLLDVAYATVDSPFGPLLVAVTPTGLVRLAYSDERHDAVLDDLAARLSPRVLEAPARLAGVRRDLDEYFAGHRRGFRIPIDWSLTSGFGRRVLRATSKIPFGGVSTYREIAAAAGSPNGSRAAGNALGNNPIPIVVPCHRVLRTGGGLGGYTGGVDRKERLLHIEGVLL; this comes from the coding sequence ATGAACGAACTCGTCGCCCGGCTGCGCGCCGGCCGGAACGTCCCGAACGCCGACACCGGCCCGTTCGTCGACCGGGCCACGGCCGACGGCCTGCTCGACGTGGCGTACGCGACCGTCGACTCGCCCTTCGGGCCCCTGTTGGTCGCGGTGACGCCGACGGGCCTGGTGCGACTCGCCTACTCGGACGAACGCCACGACGCCGTGCTCGACGACCTGGCCGCGAGGCTCTCGCCCCGGGTCCTCGAAGCACCCGCCCGGCTCGCCGGGGTCCGCCGCGACCTCGACGAGTACTTCGCGGGTCACCGTCGTGGCTTCCGCATCCCGATCGACTGGTCGCTCACCTCCGGCTTCGGCCGCAGGGTCCTGCGTGCCACCTCCAAGATCCCGTTCGGCGGGGTCTCGACCTACCGCGAGATCGCGGCCGCGGCCGGCAGCCCCAACGGGTCGCGCGCCGCAGGCAACGCGCTGGGCAACAACCCGATCCCGATCGTCGTGCCCTGCCATCGCGTGCTGCGCACGGGCGGCGGCCTGGGTGGCTACACGGGCGGTGTGGACCGCAAGGAGCGGCTGCTGCACATCGAAGGGGTGCTGCTCTGA
- a CDS encoding thiolase family protein: MPEVREAVIVDTIRTAFGKRKGALAHWHPTDLLGHTLKHLLERNDVDPAVIDDVVGGCITQSGEQGTNVTRNAWVAAGLPWRVPATTVDRQCGSSQQAVHFVAASVMAGIYDIAIACGVESMTNAPLASNARGGRGPFSADFMRVIDGRLWAQFRQAQVLADRFKITREDMDEYALESHRRAAAATDSGHFANEVLPVPIKDEDGALTGEVLSADEGIRRNGTMESLAALPSAQSWEPETAPDITAGNSSQMTDGAAAMLIASRETAERLGLPVRARLLHFAVEAEDPVVTLSAPNPVTRKLFARTGLSTEDFDAIECNEAFASIALMWAREFVPDMAKFNARGGAIAIGHPLGASGVRIMTTLLNQLEATGGRLGFQTMCEGGGQANATVIERVS; this comes from the coding sequence ATGCCCGAGGTTCGCGAAGCCGTCATCGTCGACACGATCCGCACTGCGTTCGGAAAGCGCAAGGGCGCGCTGGCCCACTGGCACCCGACCGACCTGCTCGGCCACACGCTGAAGCACCTGCTCGAGCGCAACGATGTCGACCCCGCGGTCATCGACGATGTCGTCGGTGGGTGCATCACCCAGTCGGGCGAGCAGGGCACCAACGTCACGCGCAACGCCTGGGTCGCGGCGGGTCTCCCGTGGCGGGTGCCGGCCACCACCGTCGACCGTCAGTGCGGGTCGTCGCAGCAGGCGGTCCATTTCGTGGCGGCCAGCGTCATGGCGGGCATCTACGACATCGCGATCGCGTGCGGCGTCGAGTCGATGACGAACGCGCCGCTGGCATCGAACGCGCGCGGCGGCCGCGGTCCGTTCAGCGCCGACTTCATGAGGGTGATCGACGGCCGGTTGTGGGCCCAGTTCCGCCAGGCGCAGGTGCTCGCCGACCGGTTCAAGATCACGCGCGAGGACATGGACGAGTACGCGCTCGAGAGCCACCGGCGAGCCGCGGCAGCAACCGACAGCGGTCACTTCGCCAACGAGGTCCTGCCCGTCCCGATCAAGGATGAGGACGGTGCGCTCACGGGCGAGGTCCTGAGCGCCGACGAGGGCATCCGGCGCAACGGAACGATGGAGTCGCTCGCCGCGCTGCCGTCCGCCCAGAGCTGGGAGCCCGAAACCGCCCCCGACATCACCGCGGGCAACTCGTCGCAGATGACCGACGGTGCCGCGGCCATGCTGATCGCGAGCCGCGAGACGGCCGAACGACTCGGCCTGCCGGTGCGCGCCCGGCTCCTGCATTTCGCGGTCGAGGCGGAGGACCCGGTCGTCACGCTGTCGGCGCCCAACCCGGTCACCCGCAAGCTGTTCGCCCGCACGGGCTTGAGCACCGAAGACTTCGACGCCATCGAGTGCAACGAGGCGTTCGCGTCGATCGCGCTCATGTGGGCGCGCGAGTTCGTGCCCGACATGGCGAAGTTCAACGCACGCGGCGGCGCCATCGCCATCGGGCACCCTCTCGGCGCGAGTGGCGTGCGCATCATGACGACCCTGCTGAACCAGCTCGAGGCGACGGGTGGGCGGCTCGGGTTCCAGACGATGTGCGAGGGCGGCGGCCAGGCCAACGCCACCGTCATCGAACGCGTGTCGTAG